In Nicotiana tabacum cultivar K326 chromosome 19, ASM71507v2, whole genome shotgun sequence, one DNA window encodes the following:
- the LOC107782595 gene encoding putative E3 ubiquitin-protein ligase RHB1A produces the protein MGGCCCSSRKPPQLHGTPIFYYFPPASEEYESLTSDDSAATALTSGFLDDLNLDRSTPDTYRAPPAPIPFEVVLGHPQSRGSEFTEEPLLHNSYESTCKDIKQSDCKAETEFLLASLKKTGIGLVKSNPPIIQSADEEDVCPTCLEEYDADNPRIVAKCNHHFHLSCILEWMERSQTCPICNQDMIYEHL, from the exons ATGGGAGGTTGCTGTTGCTCTTCAAGGAAGCCGCCCCAGCTTCATGGAACACCAATCTTTTACTAT TTCCCACCAGCTTCTGAAGAGTATGAGTCCTTGACATCTGATGATAGCGCTGCTACTGCACTTACCTCTGGCTTCCTGGATGATTTGAACCTAGACAGATCAACACCTGACACTTACCGTGCTCCTCCTGCACCAATTCCGTTTGAAGTAGTTTTGGGGCATCCACAGTCCAGGGGTTCCGAGTTCACAGAAGAACCATTACTTCACAATAGCTATGAGAGTACTTGTAAAGATATTAAGCAATCTGATTGCAAAGCTGAAACAGAATTTCTTCTTGCCTCCCTAAAGAAAACAGGGATTGGCCTTGTAAAATCAAATCCACCTATTATTCAATCAGCTGACGAAGAGGATGTTTGTCCCACATGTCTTGAAG AATATGATGCTGACAATCCAAGAATAGTTGCAAAATGTAACCACCATTTTCATCTTTCATGCATTCTTGAGTGGATGGAAAGAAGTCAAACATGCCCAATATGCAATCAG GATATGATTTATGAACACCTATGA